The DNA segment AAATATTGAAATACTGTTCACAGTATAGCAGCAGGGTAGTGTCATTATGATTCAAGAAAAAATTGAAACCAAACTGCATAGCGCGTTCGATCCCAGTCATTTACAGGTGATTGATGAGAGTTACATGCACAGTGTTCCAGTGGGGTCGGAGAGTCACTTTAAAGTGATAATCGTCACGAAAGAGTTTGAGGGGCAGCGATTGATTGCTCGCCACAGAATGGTGAATCAGGTCCTTTCTGAAGAGCTTGCGAATGAGATACATGCTCTCGCAATGCACACCTACACCGAAGATGAGTGGCGTAAAGAGCAAGGGTTCGCTCCCGATAGCCCGATGTGTATGGGAGGCAGTAAAAAGCAGCAAATGAGCGGCTAATGAAAGAGAACGGGTGTCTATTCGAGAAAATAAAATAGACGAATAACCTTATGTGTTTGTGAAATGTTAATGAAATTTATTTCAAAATATTAATACACCTTTACCTTTCTTAAACCGCTTCTGGTCATGCTTTGTGCGTTCGCTCAAAAATATGAGTTTTGTTTGACATAAACACCCTGCTAATTCGAATTTTCTCTGAGTTACAGGGTGTTTGGTCATGGAATTTTTTCAACAATAAATGCTACAATAACCGACCTTGTAGGTCTCAGTGAATTTATGTAGCGAGACTATTAATAGGATGTTGCGATTCTGGATGCAGGAGCAAGCCAGAACCGGACACTGATGTCGTGTCTTAAATTACGCAATTAAAAGAATCTTTTTCCCGATAAAGTAGTGCAAGTGCGTATGATTACAATAAAGAAGGGACTGGATCTTCCGATCGCGGGAGCTCCATCTCAGGTGATTAGTGATGGTAAAGCCATCAACAAAGTCGCCTTGCTTGGCGAAGAGTACGTGGGTATGCGTCCAACGATGCATGTCCGCGTAGGCGACGAAGTAAAGAAAGGCCAAATTCTTTTTGAAGATAAGAAGAATCCAGGCGTGAAATTTACTTCGCCAGCAAGCGGTAAAGTGATCGAGGTTAACCGTGGCGCGAAGCGTGTACTTCAATCTGTTGTGATTGAAGTTGCAGGTGAAGAGCAGGTAACGTTCGACAAGTTTGAAGCAGGCCAATTGGCTGGTTTGGATCGTGTAGCGATTGAAACTCAGTTGGTTGAATCTGGTCTTTGGACAGCTTTACGTACTCGACCGTTCAGCAAGGTTCCAGCCCTAGGCTCAACAACCCAGGCTATCTTCGTAACAGCAATGGATACTAATCCTCTTGCTGCCGAGCCTGAATTAATTATCAATGAACAGCCTGAAGCATTTGTTGCTGGTCTTGATATTCTTTCTGCTCTAACAGATGGCAAGGTATACGTGTGCA comes from the Vibrio astriarenae genome and includes:
- the bolA gene encoding transcriptional regulator BolA, with the translated sequence MIQEKIETKLHSAFDPSHLQVIDESYMHSVPVGSESHFKVIIVTKEFEGQRLIARHRMVNQVLSEELANEIHALAMHTYTEDEWRKEQGFAPDSPMCMGGSKKQQMSG